In Vagococcus luciliae, one genomic interval encodes:
- a CDS encoding transporter substrate-binding domain-containing protein: MVWGVKYDTKLFGLMNIEKREVEGFDIDIAKEITKRLLGDEKKAEFVEVTSKTRIPLLKNGNIDAIIATMTISDERKKQVDFSDVYFDAGQSLLVKKGSDIKSVEDLNDGKTVLAVKGSTSAANVRKKAPKAKVLELENYAEAFTALQSGQGDAMTTDNSILLGMASENPDYELVGGNFTDEPYGIAFNKGQTELVNQVNSILSDMKKDGTYEKIYKKWIKD; encoded by the coding sequence ATGGTTTGGGGAGTGAAATATGATACCAAATTATTTGGTTTAATGAATATCGAGAAAAGAGAAGTAGAAGGTTTTGATATTGATATTGCAAAAGAAATTACCAAACGTCTTCTAGGCGATGAGAAAAAAGCTGAATTTGTTGAAGTAACATCAAAAACAAGAATTCCTTTATTAAAAAATGGAAATATAGATGCTATTATTGCCACTATGACGATTAGTGATGAAAGAAAAAAACAAGTTGATTTTTCAGATGTCTATTTTGATGCTGGTCAGTCTCTTTTAGTGAAAAAAGGAAGTGACATAAAAAGTGTTGAGGATTTAAATGATGGGAAAACTGTTTTAGCCGTAAAAGGGTCTACTTCAGCGGCAAATGTCAGAAAAAAAGCTCCTAAAGCAAAAGTGTTAGAATTGGAAAACTATGCAGAAGCATTTACAGCTCTTCAATCTGGACAGGGGGATGCCATGACAACTGATAATAGTATTTTATTAGGTATGGCTTCTGAAAATCCTGATTATGAGTTAGTCGGGGGAAACTTCACAGATGAACCTTATGGTATTGCTTTTAATAAAGGTCAAACAGAGTTGGTTAATCAAGTGAATAGTATTTTATCTGATATGAAAAAAGATGGCACTTACGAAAAAATTTATAAAAAATGGATTAAAGACTAA
- a CDS encoding amino acid ABC transporter ATP-binding protein → MITFKNVEKYYGEFHALKDINLTIETGEVVVVLGPSGSGKSTMLRCINALEEISTGELIVDGTSIFDPKTNLNNVRKNLGMVFQQFNLYANMTVLENVTLAPVKVLGLDKQEANKRAEQLLDRVGMLDKKNAMPAQLSGGQQQRVAIARSLAMTPSYMLFDEPTSALDPEMVGEVLDVMKSLAKESGMTMVVVTHEMGFAREVADRVIFMADGQILEDRESEAFFNDPQDERAKQFLSKIISH, encoded by the coding sequence ATGATTACATTTAAAAATGTAGAAAAGTACTATGGAGAGTTTCATGCGTTAAAAGATATCAATCTAACAATTGAAACTGGTGAGGTGGTTGTTGTATTAGGTCCTTCTGGATCAGGTAAGAGTACTATGTTACGTTGTATCAATGCATTGGAAGAAATATCAACTGGTGAATTAATAGTAGATGGAACTAGTATTTTTGATCCAAAAACTAATTTAAATAATGTTCGAAAAAACTTAGGAATGGTATTTCAGCAATTTAACTTATATGCTAATATGACTGTTTTAGAAAATGTAACACTCGCGCCAGTAAAAGTGTTAGGTTTAGATAAACAGGAAGCTAATAAGAGAGCTGAACAATTATTAGATAGAGTTGGTATGTTAGATAAAAAAAATGCTATGCCAGCTCAATTGTCAGGTGGTCAACAACAACGTGTCGCTATTGCACGAAGCTTAGCTATGACACCAAGTTATATGTTATTTGATGAGCCAACTTCAGCACTAGATCCAGAAATGGTAGGAGAAGTACTAGATGTTATGAAGTCACTTGCTAAAGAGTCAGGTATGACAATGGTTGTTGTTACACATGAAATGGGTTTTGCTAGAGAAGTAGCAGATCGTGTTATTTTTATGGCAGACGGTCAAATTTTAGAAGACAGAGAATCTGAAGCGTTCTTTAATGATCCTCAAGATGAACGTGCTAAACAATTTTTAAGTAAAATAATCAGTCATTAG